A section of the Scyliorhinus torazame isolate Kashiwa2021f chromosome 21, sScyTor2.1, whole genome shotgun sequence genome encodes:
- the LOC140398484 gene encoding protein HEXIM1-like, producing MGEQVVAEGSAGEQDVKRSCSPGGGGTGRASRAPPARRRRQQPRKRHRWRRPSKKKRRWKPYFKLSWEEKKKLDERESVRAAKTRAEMFAKGFTVAPYNTTQFLMEEHNQEEPDLNTGGPAACPRRAAQADRPSEEEPQDSDGMGGGGEFLRRDFSETYERYHAESLQNMTKQELVREYLELEKCLSRLEDENNRLRGRPDGVRAAARGAEPAASEGRLRELEREMERLKTENQRLELENELYKRDGRCLENGI from the coding sequence atgggggagcaGGTGGTGGCGGAGGGTTCGGCCGGCGAGCAGGACGTGAAGCGGAGCTGCTCCCCCGGGGGCGGGGGGACGGGAAGGGCGAGCCGGGCTCCCCCCGCGCGGCGGCGCCGGCAGCAGCCCAGGAAGCGGCACCGGTGGCGGCGGCCGTCCAAGAAGAAGCGGCGCTGGAAGCCCTACTTCAAGCTGTCGTGGGAGGAGAAGAAGAAGCTGGACGAGCGGGAGAGCGTGCGGGCGGCCAAGACCCGCGCCGAGATGTTCGCCAAGGGCTTCACGGTGGCTCCTTACAACACCACCCAGTTCCTGATGGAGGAGCACAACCAGGAGGAGCCCGACCTCAACACCGGGGGGCCGGCCGCCTGCCCCCGGCGCGCCGCCCAGGCGGACCGGCCGAGCGAGGAGGAGCCGCAGGACAGCGACGGCATGGGCGGCGGCGGCGAGTTCCTGCGGCGCGACTTCTCCGAGACCTACGAGCGGTACCACGCCGAGAGCCTGCAGAACATGACCAAGCAGGAGCTGGTCCGCGAGTACCTGGAGCTGGAGAAGTGCCTGTCGCGGCTGGAGGACGAGAACAACCGCCTGCGGGGCCGGCCGGACGGCGTGAGGGCGGCGGCCAGAGGCGCCGAGCCCGCCGCCAGCGAGGGCCGGCTGAGGGAGCTGGAGCGGGAGATGGAGAGGTTAAAAACTGAAAACCAGAGACTGGAGTTGGAGAACGAGTTGTACAAGCGAGACGGGAGATGTTTAGAGAACGGGATATGA